In Nilaparvata lugens isolate BPH chromosome 5, ASM1435652v1, whole genome shotgun sequence, the following proteins share a genomic window:
- the LOC111048303 gene encoding uncharacterized protein LOC111048303: MIIRRILVSEIAFLIEMVSCMSLEEKFNEISSRHRRQLTYPYGSAIGMYLAFVVPVDLQEQDILFSYNFEANYNLPTTLEQYAFQSLKSLRSISRQMAFAYLESYLDRQQINGKQCILKMICEISQTELRHNGLLGNLIHVLFTPSSTIQEKFLSREFVLAEEHGTKFSNCTDTYSECTHSLLDLISYEED, from the exons ATGATAATTAGAAGGATTCT agTTTCAGAAATTGCCTTTCTAATTGAAATGGTTAGCTGTATGAGTCTTGAAGAGAAATTCAATGAGATATCGTCTCGACATAGGAGACAACTTACTTATCCTTATGGGAGCGCTATTGGG ATGTATCTAGCATTTGTTGTGCCTGTTGATCTTCAAGAACAAGACATTCTTTTTTCTTACAACTTTGAAGCCAACTATAACCTACCAACTACTTTGGAACAATATGCATTTCAATCGCTAAAATCGTTGAGAAGTATTAGCAGGCAGATGGCATTTGCATACTTGGAATCTTACCTGGACAg ACAACAAATAAATGGAAAACAATGCATCTTGAAAATGATTTGTGAAATATCACAGACAGAGCTGAGGCATAATGGTTTGCTTGGAAACCTTATTCATGTTCTATTCAC CCCTTCCTCAACAATCCAAGAGAAATTCCTAAGTAGAGAGTTCGTATTGGCTGAAGAGCATGGCACAAAGTTCTCCAATTGCACGGATACTTATTCAGAGTGCACGCATAGTTTGCTGGATCTGATATCTTATGAAGAAGACTGA
- the LOC111047310 gene encoding MOB-like protein phocein, producing MTDGTTILRRNRPGTKAKDFYNWPDEPFEEMDSTLAVQQYIQQQIRRDPSNIDEILTPPESQDVGVWKYEHLRQFCMELNGLAVQLQGECHPGICKQMTATEQWIFLCAAHKTPKECPAIDYTRHTLDGAACLLNSNKYFPSRVSIKDSSVTKLGSVCRRVYRIFSHAFFHHRVIYDDFENETHLCKRFSRFVFKYDLMPMNNLIVPVPSDEDGSTEELQNFI from the exons ATGACAGATGGAACAACAATTTTGAGAAGAAATCGTCCTGGAACAAAAGCCAAG GACTTCTACAATTGGCCCGATGAGCCATTTGAAGAGATGGATAGTACATTAGCTGTTCAGCAGTACATTCAGCAACAAATTAGACGTGACCCATCTAACATTGACGAAATTCTCACGCCACCAGAGTCACAAGATGTTGGTGTATGGAAATATGAACATTTGAG GCAATTTTGTATGGAGTTGAACGGTTTGGCAGTTCAGCTGCAGGGTGAATGTCATCCGGGAATCTGCAAGCAGATGACAGCCACCGAGCAGTGGATATTTCTGTGCGCCGCACACAAAACGCCCAAAGAATGTCCGGCCATCGATTACACCAGGCACACGCTTGATGGAGCTGCTTGCCTACTAAATAGCAACAAATATTTCCCTAGCAG AGTCAGTATCAAAGATTCTTCAGTGACAAAACTTGGTTCGGTATGCCGCAGAGTCTATAGGATATTCTCACATGCATTCTTCCACCATCGGGTTATCTATGATGATTTCGAG AATGAAACGCACCTGTGCAAGCGGTTTTCCAGATTCGTGTTCAAGTACGACCTGATGCCAATGAACAACCTGATCGTGCCAGTTCCCAGTGATGAGGACGGCTCGACTGAAGAACTGCAAAACTTcatttga